In Salmo salar chromosome ssa15, Ssal_v3.1, whole genome shotgun sequence, one genomic interval encodes:
- the LOC106571413 gene encoding gap junction epsilon-1 protein isoform X1, producing the protein MSLNYIKNFYEGCLRPPTVIGQFHTLFFGSVRMFFLGVLGFAVYGNEALHFSCDPDRRELNLYCYNQFRPITPQVFWALQLVTVLVPGAVFHLYAACKNIDQEEILQRPIYTVFYIISVLLRIILEVIAFWLQSHLFGFQVHPLYMCDASALEKTFNITKCMVPEHFEKTIFLSAMYTFTVITLLLCVAEIFEILCRRLGYLTNQ; encoded by the exons ATGTCTTTAAACTACATTAAGAACTTTTACGAAGGATGT ctCAGGCCTCCGACGGTGATAGGCCAGTTCCACACCCTGTTCTTTGGCTCTGTTCGGATGTTCTTTCTGGGCGTCTTGGGCTTTGCAGTGTATGGCAATGAAGCTCTCCATTTCAGCTGCGATCCAGACAGGAGGGAGTTAAACCTATACTGTTACAACCAATTTAGGCCTATAACACCTCAG GTATTCTGGGCATTGCAGCTGGTAACTGTTTTAGTCCCTGGAGCTGTATTTCATCTCTATGCTGCCTGTAAAAACATTGACCAGGAGGAAATCCTTCAGAGACCTATATACACCGTCTTCTACATAATCTCTGTCCTACTAAGAATTATTCTGGAAGTCATCGCTTTTTGGCTACAGAGCCATCTCTTTGGTTTCCAGGTTCACCCACTCTACATGTGTGATGCCAGTGCCCTAGAAAAGACGTTCAACATCACCAAATGCATGGTGCCGGAACACTTTGAAAAGACCATATTTTTAAGTGCAATGTACACTTTCACTGTGATCACGTTGCTGCTGTGTGTTGCTGAGATATTTGAGATACTCTGTAGGAGATTAGGTTACTTGACCAATCAATGA
- the LOC106571413 gene encoding gap junction epsilon-1 protein isoform X3 has product MVVVTLSPLRPPTVIGQFHTLFFGSVRMFFLGVLGFAVYGNEALHFSCDPDRRELNLYCYNQFRPITPQVFWALQLVTVLVPGAVFHLYAACKNIDQEEILQRPIYTVFYIISVLLRIILEVIAFWLQSHLFGFQVHPLYMCDASALEKTFNITKCMVPEHFEKTIFLSAMYTFTVITLLLCVAEIFEILCRRLGYLTNQ; this is encoded by the exons ATGGTCGTGGTCACTTTGAGCCCA ctCAGGCCTCCGACGGTGATAGGCCAGTTCCACACCCTGTTCTTTGGCTCTGTTCGGATGTTCTTTCTGGGCGTCTTGGGCTTTGCAGTGTATGGCAATGAAGCTCTCCATTTCAGCTGCGATCCAGACAGGAGGGAGTTAAACCTATACTGTTACAACCAATTTAGGCCTATAACACCTCAG GTATTCTGGGCATTGCAGCTGGTAACTGTTTTAGTCCCTGGAGCTGTATTTCATCTCTATGCTGCCTGTAAAAACATTGACCAGGAGGAAATCCTTCAGAGACCTATATACACCGTCTTCTACATAATCTCTGTCCTACTAAGAATTATTCTGGAAGTCATCGCTTTTTGGCTACAGAGCCATCTCTTTGGTTTCCAGGTTCACCCACTCTACATGTGTGATGCCAGTGCCCTAGAAAAGACGTTCAACATCACCAAATGCATGGTGCCGGAACACTTTGAAAAGACCATATTTTTAAGTGCAATGTACACTTTCACTGTGATCACGTTGCTGCTGTGTGTTGCTGAGATATTTGAGATACTCTGTAGGAGATTAGGTTACTTGACCAATCAATGA
- the LOC106571413 gene encoding gap junction epsilon-1 protein isoform X2, producing MNSTPPGLWLLRPPTVIGQFHTLFFGSVRMFFLGVLGFAVYGNEALHFSCDPDRRELNLYCYNQFRPITPQVFWALQLVTVLVPGAVFHLYAACKNIDQEEILQRPIYTVFYIISVLLRIILEVIAFWLQSHLFGFQVHPLYMCDASALEKTFNITKCMVPEHFEKTIFLSAMYTFTVITLLLCVAEIFEILCRRLGYLTNQ from the exons atGAACAGCACTCCGCCTGGATTATGGTTG ctCAGGCCTCCGACGGTGATAGGCCAGTTCCACACCCTGTTCTTTGGCTCTGTTCGGATGTTCTTTCTGGGCGTCTTGGGCTTTGCAGTGTATGGCAATGAAGCTCTCCATTTCAGCTGCGATCCAGACAGGAGGGAGTTAAACCTATACTGTTACAACCAATTTAGGCCTATAACACCTCAG GTATTCTGGGCATTGCAGCTGGTAACTGTTTTAGTCCCTGGAGCTGTATTTCATCTCTATGCTGCCTGTAAAAACATTGACCAGGAGGAAATCCTTCAGAGACCTATATACACCGTCTTCTACATAATCTCTGTCCTACTAAGAATTATTCTGGAAGTCATCGCTTTTTGGCTACAGAGCCATCTCTTTGGTTTCCAGGTTCACCCACTCTACATGTGTGATGCCAGTGCCCTAGAAAAGACGTTCAACATCACCAAATGCATGGTGCCGGAACACTTTGAAAAGACCATATTTTTAAGTGCAATGTACACTTTCACTGTGATCACGTTGCTGCTGTGTGTTGCTGAGATATTTGAGATACTCTGTAGGAGATTAGGTTACTTGACCAATCAATGA